In the genome of Bradyrhizobium ottawaense, the window TGATGCCCGCCGCCTTCAGCGCCGGCATGTATTGTTCGGGGCTGCGGCCGGCCGTCTCCACCGCCTTGATGCCACCCTCGACGATGGCCGCGATGTATTCCGGATAGGGCGGCGCCGCGAAGGTCGGCAGGAAGGTGAGGTTCACGCCGAACGGCTTGTCGGTCATGTCGCGGCAGCGCGCGATCTCCTTGGCGAGCAATTCCGGCGTCTTCTGCGTTAGGCCGGTGATGATGCCGAGCCCGCCGGCATTCGACACGGCGGCGGCCAGCTCGGCAAAGCCGACGAAATGCATGCCGCCCTGGATGATGGGGTGCTCGATGCCGAACAGCTCGGTGATCGCGGTCTTCACTTAATTCGCCTCCCGGAATTTGCTCAGATCGGGTTCAGTCTAGCCGGACTTTTGCGCCGCGGTCACCATTTCTCTCCGACGGTGGATCTCCATTTCGAGGGTCCCCGAGGCCCACACCTCGCGAGGGCCCCGCTGCCATTCGTGAACGCCGGCTCAAAAAGAAGCGCGGCACAGTGCGTGCCGCGCTCGTCTCTGACGTCTCACGGGAAGCCCGCCTGTCTCAGTGCGTCTTCGTCTCGTGCCATTTCTCGAGATCGGGCTTCTCCTCGTCCGATCCCTGCTCCTTCTCCGGATTGCCCTTCCAGGGCTTGTCCGTCTGCCGGTGCGAACCCCAATCGTTCTGCTGCCGGGGATCGTCGTTAGGCCGTTCCTTGCTCATCGATCTCCCTTTCCGTGAACGTCAAGCAAAGGGAACACCATAATAGGAGTTGATGCCGCGCACCGCGGCATCATCACCCCAGTTCCAATCGCTTCGTTCGCCATATTTCGGCGCCCCTTCCAGTTCCTTGGTGGTGATGCCGGTGACATACCCGCCAAGCTCCGTGTCGTATTTCAGCGACTGCCAGGGCAACGGGTAGTGGTCGTTGCCGAGGCCCAGGAATCCGCCGAAGCCAAGCACGGCGTAGGACACCCTGCCGCTGACCTTGTCGATCATCACGCGTTCGATCGAACCGATCCGGTTGCGGTCGGCGCCGTAAACCGACGTTCCCTCGACCTTGTCGCTGCCGATCAGCCGTCCCATCTCGCTGCGGCCCAGCTCGCCTTGATTCAGCATCTCAATCCTCCACTCAGCCAATGTGAATCAACCGGATGAGCAAGCGATCGTTCCGGCGCCGATGTTCCCGGAAGTGGACCAGGAACATCGCAGGGAAGGAGCCGTTCTCTGAACTTCACGCACAACCGAGAGCCACGCGCGATGTCCCAGACCGTCTCCGACTTCATCGTCCAGCGTCTGCATCAATGGGGCGTGCGGCACATCTTTGGCTATCCCGGCGACGGCATCAACGGCGTGTTCGGCGCGATGAACCGGGCCCAAGGCAAGGAAGGCGAGATCGGCTTCGTGCAGGCGCGGCACGAGGAGATGGCGGCATTCATGGCCAGCGCCTACGCAAAATTCTCAGGGCAGCTCGGCGTCTGCATCGCGACCTCGGGCCCGGGTGCCTCGCATCTCATCACCGGGCTCTACGATGCGCTGCTCGATCACCAGCCGGTGCTGGCGATTGTCGGCCAGCAGGCCCGCAACGCTCTCGGCGGGCACTATCAGCAGGAGATCGACCTTCTCTCCATGTTCAAGGACGTCGCCGGTGCCTACGTCATGCAGGCATCCTCGCCTGCGCAAGTGCGACACTTGATCGACCGAGCCGTGCGGATCGCGCTGGCGCGGCGGGCCCCGACCGTGATCATCCTGCCCAACGACCTGCAGGAAGAGCCTTACGAGAGCCCGCCGCGTGCACACGGCACGCTGCATTCCGGCATTGGTTATAGCGCGCCCAGCATCATGCCACGTGAGGCCGATCTCGATCGCGCCGCGGAAGTGCTCAATGCCGGCAAGAAGGTCGCGATGCTCGTCGGCGCCGGCGCCCTTGGCGCCACCGACGAGGTGATCGCCGTCGCTGACCGGCTCTCGGCCGGCTGCGCCAAGGCGCTGCTCGGCAAGGCAGCACTGCCCGACGACCTGCCATGGGTCACCGGCTCGATCGGCCTGCTCGGCACCGAGCCCAGCTACAACATGATGATGGAGTGCGACACGCTGCTGATGGTCGGCTCTGCCTTCCCCTATGCCGAGTTCCTGCCGAAGGAAGGCGCGGCCCGCGGCGTGCAGATCGACATCGACGCCGGCATGATGTCGATCCGCTTTCCCATGGAGGTCGGCCTCGTGGGCGATGCCGCCGAGACGCTGCGCGCTCTGTTGCCGCGGCTGAAGCCCAAGAGCGACGGCGCCTGGCGCCAAAGTATCGAAGCTGACGTCGCGACATGGTGGAAGACGCTGGATGGCCGGGCACATCAGCCGGCGGCGCCCGTCAATCCGCAGCTCGTCGCCTGGGAATTGTCCCCGCGCCTGCCCGACCGTGCGATCATCACCAGCGATTCCGGCTCTTGCGCCAATTGGTTCGCCCGCGACCTGAAGATGCGCCGCGGCATGACGGCCTCGCTCTCCGGCGGCCTCGCCTCGATGGGCGCCGCAGTGCCCTATGCGCTCGCCGCCAAATACGCCCATCCGGACCGTCCGGTAATCGCGCTGGTCGGCGACGGCGCAATGCAGATGAACAACATGGCCGAATTGATCACCGCCGCGAAATACTGGCGCTCCTGGCGCGACCCGCGCTTCGTCGTCTGCGTCTTCAACAACGAGGACCTCAACCAGGTGACCTGGGAGCAGCGCATCATCAACGGCGATCCCAAATTCGAAGCCTCGCAGCGCATTCCCGACGTCTCCTATTCACGCTTCGCCGAGCTCATCGGCCTGCGCGGCATCTTCGTCGACACCCCACAGTTGCTCGGCTCGGCCTGGGAGC includes:
- a CDS encoding PRC-barrel domain-containing protein, with the translated sequence MLNQGELGRSEMGRLIGSDKVEGTSVYGADRNRIGSIERVMIDKVSGRVSYAVLGFGGFLGLGNDHYPLPWQSLKYDTELGGYVTGITTKELEGAPKYGERSDWNWGDDAAVRGINSYYGVPFA
- a CDS encoding thiamine pyrophosphate-requiring protein, with amino-acid sequence MSQTVSDFIVQRLHQWGVRHIFGYPGDGINGVFGAMNRAQGKEGEIGFVQARHEEMAAFMASAYAKFSGQLGVCIATSGPGASHLITGLYDALLDHQPVLAIVGQQARNALGGHYQQEIDLLSMFKDVAGAYVMQASSPAQVRHLIDRAVRIALARRAPTVIILPNDLQEEPYESPPRAHGTLHSGIGYSAPSIMPREADLDRAAEVLNAGKKVAMLVGAGALGATDEVIAVADRLSAGCAKALLGKAALPDDLPWVTGSIGLLGTEPSYNMMMECDTLLMVGSAFPYAEFLPKEGAARGVQIDIDAGMMSIRFPMEVGLVGDAAETLRALLPRLKPKSDGAWRQSIEADVATWWKTLDGRAHQPAAPVNPQLVAWELSPRLPDRAIITSDSGSCANWFARDLKMRRGMTASLSGGLASMGAAVPYALAAKYAHPDRPVIALVGDGAMQMNNMAELITAAKYWRSWRDPRFVVCVFNNEDLNQVTWEQRIINGDPKFEASQRIPDVSYSRFAELIGLRGIFVDTPQLLGSAWEQALASEMPVVLEVKTDPEVPPLPPHITLQQAKNFSLALLKGDPNESGMIKGAARQVLETILPGKQ